From Pelosinus fermentans DSM 17108, the proteins below share one genomic window:
- a CDS encoding ABC transporter ATP-binding protein, which yields MSENNIPFVTSVQEKSDKIVARNIHQVYKIKQQDSDSLTNFEAIKQLDLTVKQGEFLAIVGPSGCGKSTFLDMIAGLAKPSSGEIFIDNRKITGPALDRGIVLQGYALFPWRTVRKNVEFGLEIKKIPEKDRKDISQRYIELVGLKNFEERYPHELSGGMKQRVAIARALAYDPEVLLMDEPFAAVDAQTRETLQEELLRIWEQTKKTIVFVTHGIDEAVFLADRVAVMTANPGTIKDIITINLPRPRDGIRSSAEFGWARHKIWELLQNDPSAANKVKPENQDIADFISPSAAL from the coding sequence ATGTCAGAGAATAATATACCATTTGTAACATCAGTGCAGGAAAAAAGTGATAAAATTGTTGCTCGTAATATTCATCAAGTTTATAAAATTAAACAGCAGGATAGTGACAGTCTAACGAACTTTGAGGCAATTAAACAATTAGATCTTACTGTAAAACAGGGAGAATTTCTTGCAATTGTAGGACCAAGCGGTTGCGGAAAATCAACATTTCTCGATATGATTGCTGGATTGGCAAAGCCCAGCTCAGGAGAAATATTCATTGATAATAGAAAAATCACTGGTCCAGCATTAGATCGAGGGATTGTATTGCAAGGTTATGCGTTATTTCCCTGGCGGACGGTACGGAAAAACGTAGAGTTTGGTTTGGAAATAAAAAAAATCCCCGAGAAAGATCGTAAGGATATTAGTCAGCGATATATCGAATTGGTTGGATTAAAGAATTTTGAAGAGCGCTATCCCCATGAATTATCAGGCGGTATGAAGCAGCGCGTAGCCATCGCCAGGGCGCTGGCATATGATCCGGAAGTGTTGCTGATGGATGAGCCTTTTGCTGCTGTAGATGCACAAACTAGGGAAACTCTGCAGGAAGAATTATTGCGTATTTGGGAACAAACAAAAAAAACCATTGTGTTTGTTACTCATGGTATTGATGAAGCTGTATTTTTAGCTGATCGGGTTGCGGTAATGACTGCCAATCCAGGTACAATTAAAGATATTATTACGATTAATCTGCCAAGACCGCGAGATGGTATACGTTCTTCAGCTGAATTTGGCTGGGCAAGACATAAAATTTGGGAGTTATTGCAGAATGATCCATCTGCCGCAAATAAGGTAAAACCAGAAAATCAGGATATTGCAGATTTTATATCACCATCAGCAGCACTATAA